In Scophthalmus maximus strain ysfricsl-2021 chromosome 5, ASM2237912v1, whole genome shotgun sequence, a single window of DNA contains:
- the aqp4 gene encoding aquaporin-4 isoform X1, which produces MQSHGTMCGSCSSDRPALCFTPALTPTPALLRFLSWCNCQSIMVAFKGIWTKDFWRAVSGEYLATLIFVLLGLGSTINWAAGEEKPPPADLVLISLCFGLSIATMVQCFGHISGGHINPAVTVAMVVTRKLSLAKALFYVLAQCLGAVTGAGILYLVTPAAFRGSLGMTTVNSNISVGHALLVELIITFELVFTVFATCDPKRTDLGGSAGLAIGFAVGIGHLFAIPYTGASMNPARSFGPAMVTLDFENHWVYWVGPLLGAILAAGLYEYLYCPDPELKKRLKQLFQKDPSGKYREVEAEDISIKPGSMHTIDLEKSEKKDPFQESAGDVLSSV; this is translated from the exons ATGCAGTCCCACGGTACTATGTGCGGCTCATGTTCATCTGACAGACCTGCTCTCTGCTTCACTCCTGCGCTCACACCGACTCCTGCTCTTCT GAGGTTCCTGTCCTGGTGTAACTGTCAGAGCATAATGGTGGCATTTAAAGGGATCTGGACCAAGGACTTCTGGAGGGCCGTATCTGGAGAGTACCTGGCCACTCTCATCTTTGTCCTCCTCGGTCTGGGCTCCACCATCAACTGGGCTGCAGGGGAGGAGAAGCCTCCCCCAGCCGACCTGGTCCTTATCTCGCTGTGCTTTGGCCTCAGCATTGCCACCATGGTGCAGTGTTTTGGCCACATCAGCGGCGGACACATTAACCCGGCTGTCACAGTAGCCATGGTTGTGACTAGAAAGCTGAGCCTGGCAAAGGCGTTGTTCTATGTGTTGGCTCAGTGCCTGGGAGCCGTCACAGGAGCCGGGATTCTCTACCTGGTCACGCCTGCTGCCTTCCGAGGGTCCCTCGGCATGACCACA GTGAACTCCAATATCTCAGTGGGACACGCCCTTCTTGTGGAGCTCATTATCACATTTGAACTGGTTTTCACCGTCTTTGCCACCTGTGATCCCAAACGCACAGACCTGGGCGGCTCGGCTGGCTTGGCCATTGGCTTTGCTGTGGGAATCGGTCACTTATTTGCA ATTCCTTATACAGGAGCCAGCATGAACCCTGCTCGTTCCTTTGGGCCTGCAATGGTCACACTTGACTTCGAGAACCACTGG GTGTACTGGGTTGGTCCTCTTCTGGGAGCCATACTGGCTGCTGGCTTGTACGAGTACCTGTACTGCCCGGACCCCGAGTTAAAGAAGAGGCTGAAACAGCTTTTCCAGAAGGACCCGTCAGGGAAATACAgggaggtggaggcagaggacatTTCAATCAAGCCGGGCTCCATGCACACCATCGACCTGGAGAAAAGTGAGAAGAAAGATCCTTTCCAGGAGTCGGCGGGAGATGTGTTGTCCTCTGTATGA
- the aqp4 gene encoding aquaporin-4 isoform X2 — translation MNENTSHTAGAERGRACYCIWRFLSWCNCQSIMVAFKGIWTKDFWRAVSGEYLATLIFVLLGLGSTINWAAGEEKPPPADLVLISLCFGLSIATMVQCFGHISGGHINPAVTVAMVVTRKLSLAKALFYVLAQCLGAVTGAGILYLVTPAAFRGSLGMTTVNSNISVGHALLVELIITFELVFTVFATCDPKRTDLGGSAGLAIGFAVGIGHLFAIPYTGASMNPARSFGPAMVTLDFENHWVYWVGPLLGAILAAGLYEYLYCPDPELKKRLKQLFQKDPSGKYREVEAEDISIKPGSMHTIDLEKSEKKDPFQESAGDVLSSV, via the exons atgaatgaaaacacatcgCACACAgcgggggcagagagagggagagcgtgTTATTGCATTTG GAGGTTCCTGTCCTGGTGTAACTGTCAGAGCATAATGGTGGCATTTAAAGGGATCTGGACCAAGGACTTCTGGAGGGCCGTATCTGGAGAGTACCTGGCCACTCTCATCTTTGTCCTCCTCGGTCTGGGCTCCACCATCAACTGGGCTGCAGGGGAGGAGAAGCCTCCCCCAGCCGACCTGGTCCTTATCTCGCTGTGCTTTGGCCTCAGCATTGCCACCATGGTGCAGTGTTTTGGCCACATCAGCGGCGGACACATTAACCCGGCTGTCACAGTAGCCATGGTTGTGACTAGAAAGCTGAGCCTGGCAAAGGCGTTGTTCTATGTGTTGGCTCAGTGCCTGGGAGCCGTCACAGGAGCCGGGATTCTCTACCTGGTCACGCCTGCTGCCTTCCGAGGGTCCCTCGGCATGACCACA GTGAACTCCAATATCTCAGTGGGACACGCCCTTCTTGTGGAGCTCATTATCACATTTGAACTGGTTTTCACCGTCTTTGCCACCTGTGATCCCAAACGCACAGACCTGGGCGGCTCGGCTGGCTTGGCCATTGGCTTTGCTGTGGGAATCGGTCACTTATTTGCA ATTCCTTATACAGGAGCCAGCATGAACCCTGCTCGTTCCTTTGGGCCTGCAATGGTCACACTTGACTTCGAGAACCACTGG GTGTACTGGGTTGGTCCTCTTCTGGGAGCCATACTGGCTGCTGGCTTGTACGAGTACCTGTACTGCCCGGACCCCGAGTTAAAGAAGAGGCTGAAACAGCTTTTCCAGAAGGACCCGTCAGGGAAATACAgggaggtggaggcagaggacatTTCAATCAAGCCGGGCTCCATGCACACCATCGACCTGGAGAAAAGTGAGAAGAAAGATCCTTTCCAGGAGTCGGCGGGAGATGTGTTGTCCTCTGTATGA